The following coding sequences are from one Microbulbifer sp. TB1203 window:
- a CDS encoding serine/threonine-protein phosphatase has translation MPGPYRVLVIEADRREAGRLQRLLRTCVGGEPGAGALELAVRPDTATALADYLHLRPDLVIYGPAAARDAAAGDLQQLRGRAGTDPVPILFVRSDREPLSSACLKIGCDDILFTPYNSLLVQLKLAALRRFSHFNRALQAQRIRIRRSHADLLQEQASARQIFDKLGHESCLDQASAIRYHLSPRAVLNGDVLAAAYAPGGKLMLLLGDFTGHGLAAAVGAVPLTASFYSMVPKGFSLGHILREINAKLHRILPSNMFCCAVVFELDPHKRHIRLFNGGMPRACLRRRSGDLRLLESRHLPLGVLEEAWVEEAIVHIPVEAGDHLYLWSDGIHEAHNQRGELFGEERLLQAVVEPLAEGRRFDHLLNTVNSYSADQHDDLSLVEVALDEVSPVTNAAEVAVDTAAQRGGIGDWSLNFTLGSQELRDADPLPLLHSVLAQVPGACSFHDHLTIVLGELFRNALEHGLLRLDSGLKQTDRGFTEYYRQLEEGRRGLREGWIRIQLRCRDRGHSGELEVVVEDSGTGLPGASGSGNAYSGRGLPLLKAICREVEIQPGSSRVRATLNWGEAVSTKSLHP, from the coding sequence GTGCCCGGACCATACCGTGTACTGGTGATCGAGGCCGACAGAAGGGAAGCCGGGCGGCTGCAGCGTTTGCTGCGGACCTGCGTCGGCGGCGAGCCCGGAGCCGGGGCACTGGAACTGGCTGTGCGACCAGATACCGCCACCGCCCTCGCCGATTATCTTCATCTGCGTCCCGACCTGGTGATCTACGGTCCCGCGGCGGCTCGGGATGCGGCAGCCGGGGATCTGCAGCAATTGCGCGGCAGGGCGGGTACCGATCCGGTGCCCATCCTGTTTGTTAGATCCGACCGCGAACCCCTCTCCTCCGCCTGCCTGAAAATCGGTTGTGACGATATATTGTTTACCCCCTACAACTCGCTTCTGGTGCAGTTGAAGCTCGCGGCTCTGCGGCGTTTCAGCCACTTCAACCGCGCCCTGCAGGCTCAGCGCATCCGCATACGGCGCAGCCACGCGGACCTGTTGCAGGAACAGGCCAGTGCGCGGCAGATTTTCGACAAGCTGGGGCACGAGAGTTGCCTGGATCAGGCTTCCGCCATCCGCTACCACCTGTCCCCGCGCGCGGTACTCAACGGAGATGTGCTGGCGGCGGCCTACGCCCCCGGCGGCAAACTGATGCTGCTGTTGGGGGACTTTACCGGGCACGGCCTCGCCGCCGCCGTGGGGGCGGTACCGCTCACCGCCAGCTTTTACTCCATGGTGCCCAAGGGTTTTTCCCTCGGTCATATCCTGCGGGAGATCAACGCCAAGCTCCACCGCATACTGCCGTCCAATATGTTCTGCTGTGCGGTGGTGTTCGAACTGGACCCGCACAAGCGCCATATCCGGCTGTTCAACGGCGGTATGCCCAGGGCCTGCCTGCGCCGGCGTTCCGGTGACCTGCGCCTGCTGGAATCCCGGCACCTGCCCCTGGGGGTGCTGGAAGAGGCCTGGGTGGAAGAGGCCATAGTACATATACCGGTGGAAGCGGGGGATCATCTCTATCTGTGGAGCGATGGCATCCACGAGGCGCACAATCAGCGGGGCGAACTGTTCGGTGAAGAGCGGCTGCTGCAGGCGGTGGTCGAGCCGCTGGCGGAGGGGCGGCGCTTCGATCACCTCCTGAATACCGTCAACTCCTACAGTGCCGACCAGCACGACGATCTCTCGCTGGTGGAGGTGGCCCTGGACGAAGTGTCGCCTGTGACGAACGCGGCGGAGGTGGCTGTGGATACCGCTGCGCAGAGAGGGGGGATCGGCGACTGGTCGCTCAACTTCACCCTCGGATCCCAGGAGCTGCGCGACGCCGACCCGCTGCCGCTATTGCACAGCGTGCTGGCGCAGGTGCCCGGTGCCTGCAGTTTTCACGACCATCTCACTATCGTCCTCGGCGAACTGTTCCGCAACGCCCTGGAGCACGGCCTGCTGAGGCTGGACAGCGGGCTCAAGCAGACGGACCGGGGCTTCACCGAATACTACCGGCAGTTGGAGGAGGGGCGCCGCGGGCTGCGTGAGGGTTGGATTCGTATCCAACTGCGCTGCCGCGACCGCGGTCACAGCGGCGAGCTGGAGGTGGTGGTGGAGGACAGCGGCACCGGTCTGCCGGGCGCGAGCGGGAGCGGCAACGCCTACTCCGGGCGCGGTCTGCCACTGCTGAAAGCCATTTGCCGGGAGGTGGAGATACAGCCGGGCAGCAGCCGGGTGAGGGCGACACTCAACTGGGGCGAAGCTGTATCCACTAAATCTCTCCACCCCTAG
- a CDS encoding STAS domain-containing protein, translated as MSSELSESGEVLTIRVSGSFDFNMHREFLRAYQNLSPAPKLYCIDLSETLHLDSAALGMLLLLRDHCLDTIGDGQPCIELQNANEHVANILAVSNFDKIFKVR; from the coding sequence GTGTCCTCTGAACTATCCGAGAGCGGCGAGGTGCTGACCATCAGGGTCTCGGGCAGCTTTGATTTCAATATGCACCGTGAATTCCTGCGCGCCTACCAGAACCTCTCTCCAGCGCCCAAACTCTACTGTATCGACCTTTCCGAAACTCTCCACCTGGACAGCGCCGCTCTCGGAATGCTGCTGCTGTTGCGGGATCACTGCCTGGATACCATCGGTGACGGACAGCCCTGCATCGAACTGCAAAACGCCAACGAGCATGTGGCCAATATCCTCGCGGTGTCCAATTTCGACAAGATTTTCAAAGTCCGCTGA
- a CDS encoding PA3496 family putative envelope integrity protein, with product MSGNVSEHDLDFENEDIPQIATEVLKQASSQAPRDARRMVEDKLEEMRLRRELMDYDYDF from the coding sequence ATGAGCGGCAACGTTAGCGAACATGACCTTGATTTTGAAAACGAGGACATCCCCCAAATAGCCACAGAGGTACTCAAGCAAGCCTCGTCACAGGCTCCCCGCGATGCCCGCCGAATGGTGGAGGACAAGCTGGAGGAAATGCGCCTGCGGCGGGAATTGATGGACTACGATTACGACTTTTAG
- a CDS encoding isoaspartyl peptidase/L-asparaginase → MRKAALSLLLSSLFFSLPLQAKEPPIAIAIHGGAGTIEKSKLSPQQEQAYRDKLTEAVNAGYAVLDKGGSSLDAVTAAIQVLENSPLFNAGRGAVYTYDGQHELDASIMDGKTRRAGAVAGVRRIANPISLARMVMEDSPFVMLAGEGAEDFAQARGVAMVDNRSFDTEQRLQQLHKAKEELQKELQQDRDYQAAVESLPPAFKMGTVGAVALDKRGDLAAGTSTGGMTAKRYGRIGDSPVIGAGTFADNRSCAVSATGHGEYFIRYGVAADICARVQYQNKSVGQAADEVINQVLLPVGGTGGVIVLDTGGDIAMVFNTKGMYRGSRTARQPTRVEIFKE, encoded by the coding sequence ATGAGAAAAGCGGCCCTGTCCCTCCTGCTGTCCTCACTGTTCTTTAGCCTGCCCCTGCAGGCAAAAGAGCCCCCGATCGCCATCGCCATCCACGGCGGCGCCGGCACCATCGAGAAAAGCAAACTCAGCCCACAGCAGGAGCAGGCCTACCGCGACAAACTCACCGAAGCGGTGAATGCCGGCTATGCGGTGCTCGATAAAGGCGGCAGCAGCCTGGATGCGGTTACCGCGGCGATCCAGGTGCTTGAGAATTCGCCCCTGTTCAACGCCGGCAGGGGTGCGGTCTATACCTACGACGGTCAGCACGAGCTGGACGCGTCGATTATGGACGGCAAAACCCGCCGGGCCGGCGCAGTGGCCGGAGTCAGGCGTATCGCCAATCCGATCAGCCTCGCGCGTATGGTGATGGAAGATTCGCCCTTTGTAATGCTCGCCGGCGAGGGCGCGGAAGACTTTGCGCAGGCCCGCGGGGTGGCGATGGTGGACAACCGTTCCTTCGATACCGAGCAACGCCTGCAGCAACTGCACAAGGCCAAGGAGGAGCTGCAAAAAGAACTACAGCAGGACAGGGACTACCAGGCTGCGGTGGAAAGCCTGCCGCCGGCGTTCAAAATGGGTACGGTCGGTGCTGTCGCCCTGGACAAGCGGGGTGACCTTGCCGCCGGCACTTCCACCGGCGGTATGACCGCCAAGCGTTACGGCCGCATCGGCGATTCCCCGGTGATCGGTGCCGGCACCTTCGCCGATAACCGCTCATGCGCCGTGTCCGCCACTGGCCACGGCGAGTACTTTATCCGCTATGGCGTGGCTGCGGATATCTGCGCGCGGGTGCAGTACCAGAATAAATCGGTGGGGCAGGCGGCGGATGAGGTGATCAATCAGGTGCTGCTGCCTGTGGGAGGCACCGGTGGGGTGATTGTGCTCGACACCGGAGGCGATATTGCCATGGTCTTCAATACCAAGGGCATGTACCGGGGCAGCCGCACCGCCCGGCAGCCCACCCGGGTGGAGATCTTCAAGGAGTAG
- a CDS encoding nitroreductase family protein — protein MDALFALHNRVSTGLLTEPAPGDRQRRNIFRAALRAADHGCLRPWRFLLVEGEARHRLGELFLKAGEQAEPAPLAEAQRERFLAMPLRAPLIVVAVTRLVENPKVPSIEQRMSTAAAVQAMLTAAFAEGVGAYWRTGALAANPLVAGGLGLAENERIEGFIYLGTPQKPPRAAPELAVSDYFATWEG, from the coding sequence ATGGACGCCCTGTTCGCACTGCACAACCGAGTATCCACCGGGCTGCTCACTGAACCGGCTCCCGGTGATCGGCAGCGTAGGAATATTTTTCGCGCAGCACTGCGCGCCGCGGACCACGGTTGCCTGCGCCCCTGGCGCTTCCTTCTGGTGGAGGGAGAGGCCCGCCACCGCCTCGGGGAGTTGTTCCTGAAAGCCGGCGAGCAAGCGGAACCCGCGCCCCTGGCGGAAGCCCAGAGAGAGCGCTTTCTCGCCATGCCCCTTCGCGCACCGCTGATCGTGGTGGCAGTCACCCGCCTGGTGGAGAATCCCAAGGTCCCGTCTATCGAGCAGAGAATGTCCACCGCCGCCGCCGTACAGGCCATGCTGACTGCCGCCTTTGCCGAGGGAGTAGGGGCATACTGGCGCACTGGTGCCCTGGCTGCCAACCCGCTGGTCGCCGGCGGCCTGGGTCTGGCGGAAAATGAGAGGATCGAGGGCTTCATCTACCTCGGCACCCCACAGAAACCGCCTCGCGCGGCGCCGGAGCTGGCAGTGAGCGACTACTTCGCCACCTGGGAGGGGTAG